A single Pseudomonas sp. DC1.2 DNA region contains:
- a CDS encoding amino acid adenylation domain-containing protein, giving the protein MNAADAQKLARRFIELPQDKRHLFLAGMAREGIDFAQLPMTACVGTTERDGLSYAQQRMWFLWQLDPQSAAYNLPMAVRLNGALQPEALERAFSLLVARHECLRTTFGQEGEQAFQRVAEPSALTFAVSDLSALPQAQRWPCAQQHMVAEATQAFDLQHGPLLSLRLLRMAEQEHVLLLTLHHIIADGWSMNILIDEFMRTYDALVAGRQPTLPALAVHYRDYALWQRSWLEAGERERQLDYWRQQLGEAHPILELPTDRAYPAQSSHQGARLEKVIDASLRQGLKSLAQRHGVTLFVVLLAAFKTLLHRYSGQTDIRVGGLIANRTRSETEGLIGFFVNTQILRSEVTAQTRFADLLQSLRQAALGAQAHQELPFDALLEALQPARSQSHNPLFQVMFNHQPLVTDLHDVTLDCGLQVGYLSEEQLAGSGRQHAATSDLMLDTREEGEQLFAAFTYATDLFDESTIAALAGHWHNLLASVCRDPQQAVGALSMLAEDEREGLIQHTQASARMACVQQLFEAQVARTPAASALILATDQAPSLSYAELNIRSNRLAHHLRAHGVGPDVLVGVALGRSIELAVALLAVLKAGGAYVPLDPQTPAERLRHVLDDSGLKLLLTDRESLVSLPNLAGIDCLCVDRLPCDEATDNPQVAVDAQNLAYVIYTSGSTGRPKGVAVSHGALSEFIERAIDYSDLHEGDRVLQFATSSFDGFVEQFFPPLCHGACVVLRDTRLWDSATLHQVILEHGITLADLPAAYWHWLVQDYAANPPTHFGALRQIHVGGEAMAVEGLHLWQRAGLSHVRLLNTYGPTEATVVSTIHDCSALTPDAVSWRGIPIGHGLAQRRLYVLDDDLNVLPQGAVGELYIGGPGLARGYHQQPTLSAERFIADPFAVGERLYRTGDRTRWRTDGALEYVGRVDHQVKIRGFRIELGEIESRLQQCAGIREAVVLALTLTTGLQLVAYLVADDAVLDSVAEQAAFRQQVRASLQASLPDYMVPSHWLILPHLPLTPSGKLDRKALPAPDPRQLQADYRAPHTETERCLAQIWREVLQVPQAGLDDHFFELGGHSLLAAQVIARIKNQLGVSLPLRSLFEKPLLGDLALELAQLIGGAASNDWSDMDQFMSSLEGVDV; this is encoded by the coding sequence ATGAATGCCGCAGACGCACAGAAACTAGCCCGCCGTTTTATCGAATTGCCCCAGGACAAACGCCACTTGTTTTTGGCCGGCATGGCCCGCGAAGGGATTGATTTTGCGCAGCTCCCCATGACCGCCTGTGTCGGCACCACGGAACGCGACGGCCTATCCTATGCCCAGCAGCGGATGTGGTTTCTCTGGCAGTTAGACCCGCAAAGCGCCGCCTACAATCTGCCGATGGCGGTACGCCTGAACGGCGCGTTGCAGCCTGAGGCGCTGGAGCGTGCGTTCAGTCTGCTGGTGGCGCGGCATGAGTGCCTGCGCACCACCTTCGGCCAAGAAGGCGAGCAGGCTTTTCAGCGAGTGGCCGAGCCCAGCGCACTGACATTTGCGGTCAGCGACTTGAGTGCCTTACCCCAGGCCCAGCGTTGGCCGTGCGCGCAGCAACACATGGTGGCCGAGGCCACCCAGGCGTTCGACTTGCAACACGGGCCGTTGCTGAGCCTGCGCTTGCTGCGCATGGCCGAGCAGGAGCACGTGTTGTTGCTGACGCTGCATCACATCATTGCGGATGGCTGGTCGATGAACATCCTCATCGACGAATTCATGCGGACCTACGACGCCTTGGTTGCGGGTCGGCAGCCGACGTTACCGGCCCTCGCCGTACACTATCGCGACTATGCCCTGTGGCAGCGCAGTTGGCTGGAAGCCGGAGAGCGCGAACGTCAGCTGGATTACTGGCGTCAGCAGTTGGGCGAAGCACATCCAATCCTGGAATTGCCCACCGACCGTGCCTATCCGGCCCAGTCCAGCCATCAGGGCGCACGCCTGGAAAAAGTTATTGATGCAAGCCTGCGTCAGGGTCTGAAAAGCCTCGCTCAACGCCACGGGGTGACGCTGTTTGTGGTGCTGTTGGCGGCGTTCAAGACCTTGCTGCACCGCTACAGCGGCCAGACCGACATCCGCGTTGGTGGGTTAATCGCCAACCGTACCCGCAGTGAAACTGAAGGCTTGATCGGCTTTTTCGTCAACACTCAGATACTGCGCAGCGAGGTCACGGCGCAGACCCGTTTCGCCGACCTGTTGCAGAGCCTGCGCCAAGCGGCGCTCGGTGCTCAGGCCCATCAAGAGTTGCCGTTCGACGCGTTGCTCGAGGCCCTGCAACCGGCCCGTAGCCAAAGCCACAACCCGTTGTTCCAGGTGATGTTCAACCATCAGCCCTTGGTGACCGACCTGCACGACGTGACGCTCGACTGTGGATTGCAGGTGGGCTATTTGAGTGAAGAACAATTGGCCGGCAGCGGGCGCCAACACGCCGCCACCAGCGACTTGATGCTCGATACACGGGAGGAGGGCGAACAGTTGTTTGCGGCCTTCACCTACGCTACCGATCTCTTCGACGAGTCGACCATCGCCGCGCTGGCCGGGCATTGGCACAACCTGCTGGCGTCGGTGTGCCGCGATCCGCAGCAAGCCGTGGGTGCGTTGTCGATGCTGGCCGAAGACGAACGCGAAGGCTTGATCCAGCACACTCAAGCCTCGGCCAGAATGGCGTGCGTGCAGCAGTTGTTCGAAGCACAAGTCGCGCGTACTCCCGCCGCATCAGCACTGATTCTGGCGACGGATCAAGCGCCGTCACTCAGTTATGCCGAGCTCAATATTCGCAGCAATCGCCTGGCCCATCATTTGCGCGCCCACGGCGTTGGTCCGGATGTACTGGTCGGGGTGGCGCTCGGTCGCTCAATAGAATTGGCGGTCGCGTTGCTGGCAGTGCTCAAGGCCGGTGGCGCTTATGTGCCGCTGGACCCGCAAACACCCGCCGAACGCCTGCGTCACGTACTCGATGACAGCGGTTTGAAACTGCTACTGACCGACCGTGAGTCGCTGGTCAGTCTGCCGAATCTAGCGGGTATCGACTGCCTGTGCGTGGACCGTTTGCCATGCGATGAGGCAACAGATAACCCGCAGGTGGCGGTTGACGCGCAGAACCTGGCTTACGTGATCTACACCTCGGGTTCTACCGGAAGGCCCAAGGGCGTCGCGGTCAGTCACGGCGCCTTGAGCGAGTTCATCGAGCGCGCCATCGACTACAGCGATCTGCACGAAGGCGACCGGGTGTTGCAGTTTGCCACGAGCAGTTTCGACGGTTTCGTCGAGCAATTTTTCCCGCCGCTGTGCCACGGCGCCTGCGTGGTTTTGCGCGATACGCGGCTGTGGGACAGCGCGACACTGCATCAAGTGATCCTCGAACACGGCATTACCCTGGCCGATTTGCCGGCGGCTTACTGGCACTGGCTGGTGCAGGATTACGCGGCCAACCCGCCCACCCATTTCGGCGCCCTGCGCCAGATTCACGTGGGCGGCGAGGCCATGGCGGTGGAGGGTCTGCACCTGTGGCAGCGCGCCGGGTTGAGCCATGTGCGCCTGCTCAATACCTACGGACCGACCGAGGCGACGGTGGTCTCGACGATTCACGATTGCAGCGCCCTGACGCCCGACGCCGTGTCGTGGCGCGGTATACCGATCGGCCACGGTCTGGCTCAACGCCGACTGTATGTGCTCGACGATGATTTGAACGTGCTGCCCCAAGGCGCGGTGGGCGAGTTGTACATCGGTGGTCCGGGCCTGGCCCGTGGTTATCACCAGCAGCCGACCCTCAGCGCCGAGCGCTTTATCGCCGATCCGTTTGCTGTCGGTGAGCGCCTGTACCGCACCGGTGACCGCACCCGATGGCGGACCGACGGGGCGCTGGAGTACGTCGGTCGGGTGGACCATCAGGTGAAAATTCGCGGTTTCCGCATTGAGTTGGGCGAGATCGAGTCGCGCTTGCAGCAGTGCGCGGGGATTCGCGAAGCGGTGGTGCTGGCCCTTACGCTGACCACCGGGCTGCAACTGGTGGCTTACCTGGTCGCCGATGATGCCGTGCTCGATAGCGTGGCCGAGCAGGCGGCGTTCCGTCAGCAGGTCCGCGCCTCGTTGCAAGCCAGTCTGCCGGACTACATGGTGCCGAGTCACTGGCTGATCTTGCCGCACTTGCCGCTGACACCCAGCGGCAAGCTGGACCGCAAGGCGCTGCCGGCGCCCGACCCACGTCAGTTACAGGCTGACTATCGGGCGCCGCACACCGAGACCGAACGCTGCCTGGCGCAGATCTGGAGGGAGGTGTTGCAGGTTCCCCAAGCCGGTCTTGACGACCACTTCTTCGAGTTGGGCGGCCATTCTTTACTGGCTGCGCAAGTGATCGCCCGGATCAAAAACCAATTGGGCGTAAGCCTGCCGTTGCGCAGCTTGTTTGAAAAACCGCTGCTGGGTGATCTGGCGCTGGAGTTGGCACAACTGATCGGTGGTGCTGCGAGTAACGACTGGTCCGATATGGACCAGTTCATGAGTTCCCTGGAAGGAGTTGACGTATGA
- a CDS encoding glycoside hydrolase family 15 protein has translation MVDHPLERQSPISAHGIIGDMRSAALVNDKGSVDFFCWPEFDSPSIFCSLLDSPEAGIFQLSPDLPDARREQIYLPDTNVLLTRWLAESAVVEVTDLLPIGDSADDLPILMRRVRVVSGKATMRMRCAVRHDYARADTRARMDQQDVAFEAADQPALRLCSDQVMHIDGASAVAEFTLEQGQSAEFLLGCINDPRFKEGAAALCLERSLKFWRDWIGQSNYRGRWREMVNRSALALKLLTSRKHGAILAAATFGLPETPGGERNWDYRYTWIRDASFTVYAFMRLGFVEEANAYMGWLRGRVSDCHGQPMKLNILYAIDGRQELPESELSHLSGHGGATPVRIGNGAYDQIQLDIFGELMDAVYLVNKYGDAISHEGWQHTVEVIEQVCETWQNKDVGIWEMRGEQHDFLHSRLMCWVAMDRAIRLASKRSLPAPFARWDQTRQAIYADIWSNFWSEERGHFVQYKGGTALDGSMLLMPLVRFVSAKDPRWLATLQAIEKNLVRDGMVYRYRNDDTQLDGLAGNEGAFAACSFWYVECLARAGQVDKAHLEFEQLLRYANPLGLYAEEFDSHARHLGNTPQALTHLALISAASFLDRQLSGKKTEWQP, from the coding sequence ATGGTTGATCATCCCCTAGAACGACAAAGCCCCATCTCGGCTCACGGCATCATCGGCGATATGCGCTCCGCGGCGTTGGTCAATGACAAGGGCAGCGTGGATTTTTTCTGCTGGCCGGAGTTCGACAGCCCATCGATCTTCTGTTCACTGCTGGACAGCCCCGAGGCGGGCATTTTTCAATTGTCGCCGGACCTGCCAGACGCTCGCCGCGAGCAAATTTACCTGCCGGACACCAACGTGCTGCTCACCCGCTGGCTCGCCGAAAGTGCGGTGGTGGAGGTAACCGATCTGTTGCCGATCGGTGACAGTGCAGACGATTTACCGATTCTGATGCGCCGGGTACGGGTGGTCAGCGGCAAGGCGACAATGCGCATGCGGTGTGCCGTGCGGCATGACTACGCTCGCGCCGACACGCGCGCGCGCATGGACCAACAGGATGTCGCGTTCGAAGCGGCGGATCAGCCGGCGCTGCGCTTGTGCTCGGATCAGGTGATGCACATCGACGGCGCGTCAGCAGTCGCCGAATTCACCTTGGAGCAAGGCCAGAGCGCTGAGTTTCTGCTCGGTTGCATCAACGATCCCCGATTCAAAGAGGGCGCGGCGGCGCTGTGCCTTGAGCGCAGCCTGAAGTTCTGGCGCGACTGGATTGGCCAGTCAAACTATCGCGGCCGTTGGCGGGAAATGGTCAATCGCTCGGCCTTGGCCCTGAAGCTGCTGACCTCACGCAAACATGGCGCGATCCTCGCTGCCGCCACGTTCGGTCTTCCGGAAACACCGGGTGGGGAGCGCAATTGGGACTATCGCTACACCTGGATTCGTGACGCCTCGTTCACCGTCTACGCCTTTATGCGCTTGGGCTTTGTCGAGGAAGCCAACGCGTACATGGGCTGGCTGCGCGGGCGGGTTAGCGATTGCCACGGGCAGCCGATGAAGCTCAACATTCTCTACGCCATCGACGGTCGCCAGGAACTCCCAGAGAGCGAACTCTCGCACCTCTCTGGCCACGGCGGCGCAACGCCTGTTCGCATTGGCAACGGGGCTTACGATCAGATTCAGCTCGATATTTTCGGCGAGCTGATGGACGCGGTGTACCTGGTCAACAAATACGGCGATGCAATCTCTCACGAAGGTTGGCAGCACACGGTAGAAGTCATCGAGCAGGTCTGCGAAACCTGGCAAAACAAGGATGTCGGCATCTGGGAAATGCGCGGCGAACAGCATGACTTCCTGCATTCGCGACTCATGTGCTGGGTCGCCATGGACCGGGCCATTCGTCTGGCATCCAAGCGCTCCCTGCCCGCCCCGTTCGCCCGCTGGGATCAGACCCGCCAAGCGATTTACGCCGACATCTGGAGCAACTTCTGGAGCGAAGAGCGTGGCCACTTCGTCCAGTACAAAGGGGGTACGGCCCTCGACGGCTCGATGTTGCTCATGCCGCTGGTGCGCTTCGTCAGCGCCAAGGACCCACGCTGGCTTGCGACCCTGCAAGCCATCGAAAAAAACCTGGTGCGCGACGGCATGGTCTATCGCTACCGCAATGACGACACTCAGCTCGATGGCTTGGCCGGCAACGAGGGCGCTTTTGCCGCGTGCTCCTTCTGGTACGTCGAATGCCTGGCCCGCGCCGGCCAGGTGGACAAGGCGCATCTGGAGTTTGAGCAATTGCTGCGGTATGCCAACCCGCTGGGGTTGTATGCCGAAGAATTCGACAGCCACGCGCGACACCTGGGCAACACCCCACAAGCGCTGACGCACTTGGCGTTGATCAGTGCCGCGAGTTTTCTGGATCGGCAGTTGAGTGGAAAAAAAACCGAGTGGCAGCCTTGA
- a CDS encoding MFS transporter: MANPYRELFNAPGARAFVIAGMVARMPISMTGIGLITLLSQVHGGYGLAGAVAATFALATAFCAPQVSRLVDRFGQGRVLPLAALLGGTALLALLLCTRLQAPLWTLFVFAALAGCMPNMSAMVRARWTELYRGQPQLQTAYALESVLDEVCFIVGPPLSVGLCVVAFPEAGPLAALLALAVGVSAFVIQRATEPPVHPAEEHHQGSIIRSGEIRLLMVLMTAMGTIVGVVDVVSVAFAQQAGQPAAASIVLSVYAIGSCLAGLAFGALRSTVPLPRLFLYGGVATAVTTLPLLLATNILGLSVAVFVAGLFFAPTLIVAMALVEQIVPPAKLTEGLTWLITGLSIGVAIGAASSGWLVDAFGARSGFWVALAAGAVVLGSAVQSFRHLK, from the coding sequence ATGGCGAACCCCTACCGCGAATTGTTCAACGCCCCAGGTGCGCGTGCCTTTGTAATCGCAGGGATGGTTGCGCGCATGCCGATTTCCATGACCGGCATCGGTCTGATCACCCTGCTTTCGCAAGTGCATGGCGGTTACGGATTAGCCGGAGCGGTGGCCGCGACGTTTGCGCTGGCCACGGCGTTTTGCGCGCCGCAGGTATCGCGGCTGGTGGACCGATTCGGCCAGGGCCGGGTCTTGCCCTTGGCGGCGTTGCTCGGCGGCACAGCGTTGCTGGCGTTGTTGCTTTGCACAAGGTTGCAAGCGCCGTTATGGACGCTGTTTGTGTTCGCGGCGCTCGCCGGGTGTATGCCGAACATGTCGGCAATGGTCCGGGCGCGCTGGACGGAGTTGTATCGAGGTCAGCCGCAGCTGCAAACCGCGTATGCCCTGGAGTCAGTGCTGGACGAAGTCTGTTTTATTGTCGGGCCGCCGCTGTCGGTGGGGCTGTGCGTGGTGGCGTTCCCTGAGGCCGGGCCCTTGGCGGCTTTGCTGGCGTTGGCCGTTGGGGTCAGCGCATTTGTGATACAGCGCGCCACTGAACCGCCGGTGCATCCCGCTGAAGAACATCACCAAGGCTCGATTATTCGCTCGGGTGAGATTCGCCTGCTGATGGTGTTGATGACGGCCATGGGCACCATTGTCGGCGTAGTGGACGTGGTCAGCGTTGCGTTCGCTCAACAGGCGGGGCAACCGGCGGCGGCCAGTATTGTGCTGTCGGTGTACGCCATCGGTTCGTGCCTCGCCGGCCTGGCGTTCGGCGCGTTGCGCTCGACCGTGCCGCTGCCGCGCCTGTTTCTGTATGGCGGAGTGGCGACAGCGGTAACCACGTTACCGTTGTTGCTGGCGACGAACATTCTCGGGCTGTCGGTGGCGGTGTTCGTGGCCGGGCTGTTCTTTGCGCCGACGCTGATTGTGGCCATGGCGCTGGTCGAGCAAATCGTACCGCCGGCCAAGCTCACCGAAGGGCTGACCTGGCTGATCACCGGGTTGAGCATTGGTGTGGCGATAGGGGCAGCAAGCTCCGGGTGGCTGGTGGATGCGTTCGGCGCACGTAGCGGCTTTTGGGTCGCGCTAGCTGCCGGGGCGGTGGTACTGGGATCCGCAGTGCAGAGCTTTCGCCATTTGAAATGA
- a CDS encoding thioesterase II family protein, with protein MTKLTLLCLPYSGASAMVYSRWRRQLPPWLHLQPVELPGRGARYDEPLQTDMRALALQLAREHQPTLQAPYALFGHSLGALLACEMAHALRALGAPEPVALFASGTAAPSMRNDYDRGFAEAQSDEQLIEQLRTFQGTSEEVLGNQELMSLTLPVLRADFMLCGRFRPMQRPLLKCPVHVLGGKEDKATTEQLIGWSKETLGSFSVDMMTGGHFFIHEHEAKVLRIIKNHLDVHHRRHAQPVAPVF; from the coding sequence GTGACAAAACTGACACTGCTGTGCCTGCCCTATTCGGGCGCCAGCGCCATGGTCTACAGCCGCTGGCGGCGCCAATTGCCGCCCTGGCTGCACCTGCAACCGGTGGAGTTGCCGGGGCGCGGTGCTCGCTACGACGAACCCTTGCAAACCGACATGCGAGCCTTGGCCTTGCAGTTGGCTCGTGAACACCAACCGACCTTGCAGGCCCCTTACGCCTTGTTTGGACACAGTCTGGGCGCCTTGCTCGCCTGTGAAATGGCCCACGCGTTGCGCGCCCTTGGCGCCCCTGAACCGGTGGCATTGTTCGCCAGCGGGACAGCCGCCCCGAGCATGCGCAACGACTACGATCGCGGCTTCGCTGAAGCCCAGAGTGACGAGCAACTGATCGAGCAGTTGCGAACCTTCCAGGGCACCAGTGAAGAGGTGCTGGGCAATCAGGAACTGATGAGCCTGACGCTGCCAGTGCTACGCGCCGATTTCATGCTGTGCGGGCGGTTTCGTCCGATGCAGCGGCCGTTGCTCAAGTGCCCCGTGCATGTGCTCGGTGGTAAGGAAGACAAGGCCACCACTGAACAGTTGATTGGCTGGAGCAAAGAAACCCTCGGCAGTTTCTCGGTGGACATGATGACCGGTGGACACTTCTTCATTCACGAGCATGAAGCCAAGGTCCTGCGGATTATCAAGAACCATCTGGACGTCCATCATCGGCGGCATGCACAGCCGGTAGCGCCGGTTTTTTAG
- a CDS encoding GlxA family transcriptional regulator yields the protein MSKTIHVLAFANVQLLDVTGPLQVFASANDAARQQGLPLPYVPLVIASGGGAVMSSAGLALLAEPLPEGASDTLIIAGGWGVYSAAQDQSLVAWVREHAAGCRRVSSVCTGAFLLASSGWLDGRRVVTHWTRCEQLAQMYPRLQVEPNPIFINDGPVWTSAGVTAGIDLALAMVEEDLGRAVALDVARQLVVFLKRPGGQSQFSVTLALQKEGNRFDELHAWISENLAMDLGVSTLASQAGMSERSFIRHYRTDTGQTPARAIELIRVETARRLLSDTGVPIKRVAVQCGFGCEETLRRSFLRAMGVTPQAYRERFSVSAPTGSAMP from the coding sequence ATGTCGAAAACCATTCATGTGCTCGCGTTTGCCAATGTGCAATTGCTCGACGTCACGGGTCCTTTGCAGGTATTCGCTTCGGCCAACGATGCTGCCCGTCAGCAGGGTTTACCGCTGCCCTATGTGCCGTTGGTGATTGCCAGCGGTGGTGGTGCGGTGATGTCGTCAGCGGGTTTGGCGCTGTTGGCCGAGCCGTTGCCGGAGGGTGCCAGTGATACGTTGATCATCGCCGGTGGCTGGGGTGTTTATTCGGCGGCACAAGATCAGTCGTTGGTGGCGTGGGTCCGCGAGCATGCGGCAGGCTGTAGGCGGGTGTCGTCAGTGTGTACCGGGGCGTTTTTATTGGCTTCCAGTGGCTGGCTCGACGGTCGGCGGGTAGTGACTCACTGGACTCGCTGCGAACAGTTGGCGCAGATGTACCCAAGGCTACAGGTCGAACCCAATCCAATTTTTATCAACGACGGCCCTGTCTGGACCTCAGCAGGGGTGACCGCTGGCATTGATCTGGCACTGGCGATGGTCGAAGAGGACCTCGGTCGCGCCGTGGCCCTCGACGTTGCGCGGCAACTGGTGGTGTTTCTCAAGCGCCCAGGCGGCCAGTCGCAGTTCAGCGTAACCCTCGCGCTGCAAAAGGAAGGCAACCGTTTTGATGAACTTCACGCCTGGATCAGCGAAAACCTCGCCATGGACCTCGGCGTCTCGACGTTGGCCTCACAAGCCGGCATGAGCGAACGCAGCTTCATTCGGCACTACCGCACCGACACCGGCCAAACACCGGCCAGGGCCATCGAGCTGATTCGGGTAGAGACGGCGCGGCGGTTGCTCAGCGATACCGGCGTACCCATCAAGCGCGTAGCAGTGCAGTGCGGATTTGGCTGTGAAGAGACGTTGCGTCGCAGTTTTCTACGGGCCATGGGCGTGACGCCTCAGGCCTATCGCGAACGTTTCAGCGTCAGCGCTCCAACAGGTTCAGCAATGCCTTGA
- a CDS encoding alpha/beta hydrolase, with protein sequence MNPAPAIQYAQSPSLQIAYEEHGPSTGAPVILLHGFPYSPRAYDEIAAALAIRGYRVIVPYLRGYGPTRFNSPNTLRSGQQAALAQDLLDLMDSLAIEQAGLCGYDWGGRAACIVAALWPQRVRCLVTGDGYNLQDIPHARQPLDPLTEYRLWYQYYFHTPRGAEGLSQNRRALCELLWHLWSPTWARSAERYPLTAPAFDNPDFVDVVIHSYRHRFMYSPGDPALEWIEEALTLQPPISVPTISLCGAVDGVGPPPEVDEDITHFTGPYERRVLAGVGHNIPEEAPDATIKALLNLLER encoded by the coding sequence ATGAATCCGGCGCCGGCCATTCAGTACGCTCAGTCGCCATCACTACAGATCGCTTACGAGGAACACGGGCCCAGCACCGGTGCCCCGGTCATCCTGCTCCACGGTTTCCCCTACTCGCCCCGCGCTTATGACGAAATCGCCGCTGCGCTCGCCATTCGTGGCTATCGCGTCATCGTGCCCTACTTACGCGGTTATGGCCCGACCCGCTTCAACAGCCCCAACACCCTGCGCTCCGGGCAGCAAGCCGCCCTCGCCCAGGACCTGCTGGACTTGATGGACAGCCTCGCCATTGAGCAAGCCGGGCTCTGCGGTTACGACTGGGGCGGACGGGCGGCGTGCATTGTCGCGGCGCTCTGGCCGCAGCGGGTTCGCTGCCTGGTGACCGGGGACGGCTACAACCTTCAGGACATTCCTCACGCACGCCAGCCACTGGACCCGCTCACGGAATATCGCCTGTGGTATCAGTACTACTTCCACACCCCACGTGGCGCGGAAGGTCTGAGCCAAAACCGCCGTGCGCTGTGCGAACTGCTCTGGCACCTGTGGTCACCGACCTGGGCCCGGAGCGCGGAGCGTTATCCGTTAACCGCACCCGCCTTCGACAATCCTGATTTCGTCGACGTGGTGATTCACTCGTATCGACATCGCTTTATGTACAGCCCGGGCGACCCGGCACTGGAGTGGATCGAAGAGGCTCTGACCCTACAACCGCCTATCAGTGTGCCGACGATTTCCCTCTGCGGCGCCGTCGATGGCGTCGGCCCGCCACCCGAGGTTGACGAAGACATCACGCACTTCACCGGCCCCTACGAACGCAGAGTGCTGGCAGGCGTCGGCCATAACATTCCCGAAGAAGCGCCCGACGCAACGATCAAGGCATTGCTGAACCTGTTGGAGCGCTGA
- a CDS encoding SDR family oxidoreductase yields MQISLDQQVALITGASSGIGAGAAKALAAAGAAVVLNYNSQAGPAEELARQINAQGGRAMAIGADVSKEQDVERLFAQTVDTFGSLDILVANSGMQKDAMAVDMSLADWNQVIGVNLTGQFLCARAALRLFNQQGVRPGVSRAAGKIIHMSSVHQRIPWAGHVNYAASKGGVDMLMQTLAQEVSHQRIRINGIAPGAIRTAINRAATEGDAAQALLKLIPYGRIGDVEDIANAVVFLASDASDYIVGTTLFIDGGMSLYPEFRGNG; encoded by the coding sequence ATGCAAATTTCCCTCGATCAACAAGTAGCCCTCATCACGGGTGCCAGTTCGGGCATCGGTGCCGGTGCGGCCAAAGCCTTGGCCGCCGCCGGGGCAGCGGTGGTGCTCAACTACAATTCGCAGGCTGGCCCCGCCGAGGAGCTGGCGCGGCAGATCAACGCACAAGGCGGTCGTGCCATGGCCATCGGCGCCGATGTCTCGAAAGAACAGGACGTGGAACGGCTGTTCGCCCAGACCGTGGACACCTTTGGCTCGCTGGACATTTTAGTCGCTAACTCCGGTATGCAAAAAGATGCGATGGCTGTGGACATGAGCCTCGCCGACTGGAATCAGGTCATTGGGGTCAACCTCACCGGCCAGTTCCTCTGCGCCCGCGCGGCCCTGCGCCTCTTCAATCAACAAGGCGTGCGCCCAGGCGTGTCGCGGGCTGCCGGCAAGATCATCCACATGAGTTCGGTTCATCAGCGAATCCCTTGGGCCGGGCACGTCAATTACGCTGCCTCCAAGGGCGGGGTCGATATGCTCATGCAGACCCTGGCGCAGGAGGTCAGCCACCAACGCATTCGCATAAACGGCATCGCACCGGGGGCGATTCGCACGGCGATCAACCGCGCGGCCACTGAAGGCGACGCGGCACAGGCGTTACTCAAACTGATTCCTTATGGCCGCATCGGGGATGTCGAGGACATCGCCAATGCAGTAGTGTTTCTCGCTTCGGATGCCTCTGACTACATCGTCGGCACGACCCTGTTCATTGACGGCGGCATGAGCCTCTATCCGGAGTTCCGTGGCAATGGTTGA
- a CDS encoding TauD/TfdA family dioxygenase: MGVAGGFSVRPLLPQRGRLPLLVEATEPNTSLLAVFDELSALVDEHLLRDGGILFRGFQLDGAEPFRQFAAGFGHPLLNYEFGSTPRTHVTQGVYTSTEYPAHQRIPLHNEQAYSRDWPMKIWFYSMIAARSGGETPIADSREVYRRIPQAIRERFVSKGLMYVRNFGNGLDVAWEDVFNTQDRGVAEAYCKAHGILCEWKDDGELRTRQTCQAVARHPVTGDSVWFNQAHLFHISNLPPQVRESLLDIVEEEDLPRNVYYGDGSPIEDAVLSEIRAVLDDCAISFAWQEGDVLMLDNMLSAHARAPFEGPRKVIVAMAQGHSQEASGIS; the protein is encoded by the coding sequence ATGGGTGTTGCTGGGGGATTTTCCGTGCGGCCATTGTTGCCGCAACGTGGTCGCTTGCCGCTGTTGGTGGAGGCGACTGAGCCCAATACCAGCCTGTTGGCGGTATTCGACGAATTGAGTGCGCTGGTGGATGAGCATTTGCTGCGTGACGGCGGCATTCTGTTTCGCGGGTTCCAGCTCGACGGCGCCGAGCCGTTTCGTCAATTTGCGGCCGGCTTCGGTCATCCACTGTTGAACTACGAGTTCGGCTCGACGCCACGCACCCACGTGACCCAGGGGGTCTATACCTCGACGGAGTACCCGGCGCATCAACGCATTCCGCTGCACAACGAACAGGCCTACTCCCGCGACTGGCCGATGAAAATCTGGTTCTACAGCATGATCGCGGCCAGGTCGGGTGGGGAAACACCGATTGCTGACAGTCGGGAAGTGTATCGCCGTATCCCGCAGGCGATCCGTGAGCGCTTCGTCAGTAAAGGCCTGATGTACGTGCGCAACTTCGGCAACGGGCTGGATGTGGCCTGGGAAGACGTATTCAACACGCAAGACCGGGGCGTGGCCGAAGCGTACTGCAAGGCTCACGGCATCCTCTGCGAGTGGAAGGACGACGGCGAGTTGCGCACCCGCCAGACCTGCCAGGCCGTGGCGCGTCATCCGGTGACGGGCGACAGCGTCTGGTTCAATCAGGCGCATCTGTTCCACATCTCCAATTTGCCGCCGCAGGTGCGTGAAAGCCTGCTGGATATTGTCGAAGAAGAAGACCTGCCGCGTAACGTTTATTACGGTGACGGCTCGCCCATCGAAGACGCCGTCCTTAGCGAGATCCGCGCCGTTCTCGACGACTGCGCCATCAGCTTTGCCTGGCAGGAAGGGGATGTGCTAATGCTCGACAACATGCTGTCAGCCCACGCGCGCGCGCCCTTCGAAGGCCCGCGTAAAGTGATTGTGGCCATGGCCCAGGGGCATTCTCAGGAGGCGTCCGGGATTAGTTGA